From a region of the Helianthus annuus cultivar XRQ/B chromosome 5, HanXRQr2.0-SUNRISE, whole genome shotgun sequence genome:
- the LOC110943570 gene encoding uncharacterized protein LOC110943570, with translation MCSPTSKLSKKYSIELANGKLIETSEVVRGCSIQLDDHSFTIDLLPVELGSFDVVVGMDWLSKNKVEIICSEKQVRIPRPGGGEAIVVHGDQSSRVSSVVSVMKRLKMLRKGYPAFLVNAVDTKAKGRKIEEIPIVRDYPEVFPEDLSRSPPARHIEFRIDLVPGATPIAKSPYRLAPSEMKELSNQLQELLDKDLDKDYKTSKY, from the exons ATGTGTTCTCCAACAAGTAAGCTAAGTAAAAagtactcgatagaactagcaaatggtaaactGATAGAGACTAGCGAAGTCGTTCGTGGTTGTAGTATTCAGTTAGACGATCATAGTTTTACTATCGACTTATTGCCAGTGGAGCTGGGTAGTTTTGATGTAGTTGTGGGGATGGATTGGCTCTCCAAGAATAAAGTTGAGATTATTTGCTCGGAGAAGCAAGTGAGGATACCTCGTCCTGGTGGTGGTGAAGCAATAGTTGTTCACGGAGACCAATCGAGTCGAGTGTCGAGTGTTGTTAGTGTTATGAAGAGGCTTAAGATGTTGCGTAAGGGTTATCCTGCATTCTTAGTTAACGCAGTGGATACAAAGGCTAAAGGAAGGAAGATCGAAGAGATTCCTATAGTTCGCGactatccagaagttttccctgaagactTATCTAGATCGCCCCCTGCAAGACATATCGAGTTTAGAATTGATCTGGTACCCGGTGCTACACCAATTGCAAAATctccttatagattggcaccgtCAGAGATGAAAGAATTGTCGAATCAGCTTCAAGAGCTACTAGACAAAG ATCTCGACAAAGATTACAAGACTTCAAAGTATTAG
- the LOC110943571 gene encoding uncharacterized protein LOC110943571, with protein MESVMAISGCAADQRVRYASCSFLDEALFWWNSQVQILWEDAAYGLTWNGLKEMLLKEYCLHSEIQKIETDFWNLTMEGLNVRAYTYRFNDLARLVPRMVTPEYVRIERYIWGLSPRNHSMVTLAKPTTYLEATTLAKSLADDAAHKGSLNKKEEIGKSSGKANADVKSERSEHSESKSGDSRKRKSESTRKESDEKRDRKCSSGKAYVANSSSSRRDNFRDGRSSSEKKTHEDEQRKCARCGQTGHVTRECYAKSTSEGAKLEGCFQCGEQGHFKRDCSKAKGQNARGRAFELNAGKARDDPAVVTVMFLINNHSAFVLFDTEAELSFVSKNF; from the coding sequence ATGGAATCCGTCATGGcaatcagtggttgtgctgctgatCAACGGGTTAGGTATGCTTCTTGttcttttcttgatgaagcattATTCTGGTGGAACTCGCAAGTTCAAATTTTGTGGGAAGACGCTGCCTATGGTCTAACCTGGAACGGACTTAAAGAGATGCTCCTAAAGGAATACTGCCTGCATAGTGAGATACAGAAGATCGAGACCGACTTCTGGAATCTAACCATGGAAGGTCTGAATGTCAGAGCTTACACATATCGGTTTAACGATTTGGCAAGGTTAGTTCCACGGATGGTCACTCCTGAGTATGTTAGGATAGAGAGGTACATTTGGGGGCTATCGCCACGAAATCATAGTATGGTCACATTAGCGAAACCCACTACCTATCTAGAAGCTACTACATTGGCGAAATCGTTAGCGGATGACGCTGCTCACAAAGGTAGCCTTAACAAGAAGGAGGAAATCGGGAAGTCATCGGGCAAGGCCAATGCAGACGTGAAATCTGAACGGTCGGAGCATTCTGAGTCTAAATCGGGAGATTCGAGGAAGCGTAAGTCCGAGAGCACGAGGAAGGAGTCCGATGAGAAGCGTGACAGGAAATGCAGTTCGGGGAAGGCGTATGTAGCAAATTCTAGCAGTTCTAGAAGGGATAATTTCAGGGATGGCAGGAGTAGTTCTGAGAAAAAGACTCACGAGGATGAGCAGAGAAAGTGCGCAAGGTGTGGTCAAACTGGGCATGTTACCCGCGAGTGCTATGCTAAAAGTACTTCGGAGGGGGCGAAGCTAGAGGGATGCTTCCAGTGCGGTGAACagggacatttcaagagggattGTTCTAAAGCAAAGGGTCAGAATGCAAGAGGTAGAGCGTTCGAGCTAAACGCTGGAAAGGCACGTGACGATCCTGCTGTTGTTACCGTTATGTTTTTGATCAATAACCATTCTGCGTTCGTACTCTTTGATACTGAGGCTGAATTGAGTTTTGTTTCGAAAAACTTTTAA